The Planctomycetaceae bacterium genome has a segment encoding these proteins:
- a CDS encoding GspE/PulE family protein: MTNDTNRLTASESGMATPHEGLRDELTELLDVVGPGKVGDVVLERAFELSATDLHLEPTGDGLRIRMRVDGLLHEIARLPQSAASPMISRFKVLAGMDITERRFAQDGHISLNTRHGKRDVRVGSGPTIHGERVVLRLMPDQEHFTQLDGLGFDNSELSAVRRCLAAPYGLILVVGPVGSGKSTSVYSFLQELNSPNKSIVTIEDPVERHLPGACQIQVEPKIGFNFADALRCVLRQDPDIMMVGEIRDAETAQIACRSALTGVLVLSTLHANNTASAIDVLHNFGVPRMVIADCLRGIISQRLVLKVCEEHREEYIPDEPVCQMLDVDPSNAGTVKLVRGIPADKNFRTGYSGRCGVYEVMEINKSLQRGILQGSSATELMELAELNGMKTLARSIRDKVLARVTSMDQFHATALSIGE, encoded by the coding sequence ATGACAAACGACACGAATCGGTTAACGGCGAGCGAATCAGGGATGGCAACTCCACACGAAGGGTTGCGGGATGAACTTACCGAGCTGCTGGATGTTGTGGGCCCCGGCAAAGTGGGCGACGTTGTCCTGGAGCGAGCCTTTGAACTTAGCGCTACAGACCTGCATCTTGAACCCACGGGCGACGGTTTGCGAATTCGGATGCGGGTGGATGGTTTGCTTCATGAAATTGCCCGACTGCCGCAATCGGCCGCATCGCCCATGATATCACGATTCAAAGTTCTGGCCGGAATGGATATCACAGAACGCCGGTTTGCTCAGGATGGACATATTTCGCTGAACACCCGTCATGGCAAACGCGACGTGCGTGTCGGCAGTGGTCCGACAATCCACGGCGAACGCGTCGTCCTGCGACTGATGCCGGATCAGGAACACTTTACGCAACTGGATGGCCTTGGCTTTGACAATTCAGAACTCAGCGCAGTGCGCAGGTGTCTTGCTGCCCCATACGGTCTGATTCTTGTCGTCGGTCCGGTCGGTTCAGGAAAAAGCACCTCTGTGTATTCATTTCTTCAGGAACTGAATAGTCCCAACAAGAGTATTGTGACAATTGAAGATCCGGTTGAACGTCATCTCCCCGGCGCCTGCCAGATTCAGGTGGAACCCAAAATCGGTTTTAATTTTGCGGACGCTCTGCGCTGTGTTCTCCGGCAGGACCCGGACATCATGATGGTAGGCGAGATTCGCGATGCAGAAACAGCTCAGATCGCCTGTCGATCGGCACTCACCGGTGTCCTGGTACTCAGTACTCTGCACGCAAACAACACCGCATCGGCTATCGATGTTCTGCATAACTTTGGAGTGCCACGAATGGTCATCGCAGACTGCCTGCGAGGCATCATCTCTCAGCGTCTGGTTCTGAAGGTATGCGAAGAGCACCGGGAAGAATACATCCCTGATGAACCGGTCTGTCAGATGCTGGATGTCGATCCTTCGAATGCCGGAACCGTCAAACTGGTTCGCGGAATTCCCGCTGACAAAAACTTTCGCACAGGCTATTCGGGGCGGTGCGGCGTCTACGAAGTGATGGAAATTAACAAATCGCTGCAGAGGGGAATTCTGCAGGGCTCCTCTGCAACGGAACTCATGGAGCTCGCGGAACTGAACGGCATGAAAACACTTGCCCGCTCTATCCGCGACAAGGTTCTTGCGAGAGTGACATCAATGGATCAGTTCCACGCAACTGCGTTATCAATTGGCGAGTAA
- a CDS encoding STAS domain-containing protein translates to MSESSQAFWFRHRDGYSVIAFPKELGTAHMGDIRDAAVKVIEQLAAVKTPSCVVDLTSLDYMGSSLVASIIRIWKSVKEKGGQMVVVAPNQQIVEVLQTTGLTKVWTVVETFELAVHSLGYSPEARVEKRERRILAFVGPAALVLGAITIAIRVLPHFAAIKQTATALVYGIMGLSVVASAISTFRESGWRRALSIIVFLIAAPLLGWFVWYEEVRIPIDDLTPPSEEFTLPLPPLKSTESGDETSVASDGEVSVEESSGDETSGDQAGNRATRPQDSATDNADTPDRPMLRLETAGQGTAEASSVTPDEAKTDPPEGDGSGIEPSKSGGQAPPAPAIDAPDKPASADMPPPQDNNASSSDTAPAAPQSDLTVDGSSPGAGTPVESVD, encoded by the coding sequence TTGTCCGAATCAAGTCAAGCGTTCTGGTTTCGCCATCGAGATGGTTATTCGGTGATTGCCTTTCCAAAGGAACTCGGAACCGCTCATATGGGCGATATCAGGGACGCTGCTGTGAAGGTGATTGAGCAACTTGCAGCAGTAAAAACGCCATCCTGTGTGGTTGACCTCACTTCGCTCGATTATATGGGCAGTTCGCTTGTTGCATCCATCATTCGCATCTGGAAGTCCGTCAAGGAAAAAGGCGGACAAATGGTCGTGGTCGCCCCCAACCAGCAGATCGTGGAAGTTCTTCAGACCACTGGTCTGACGAAAGTCTGGACTGTGGTTGAGACATTTGAACTGGCTGTTCACTCCCTTGGCTATTCTCCAGAAGCCAGAGTCGAAAAACGTGAGCGTCGCATACTTGCGTTTGTGGGGCCCGCCGCTTTAGTTCTGGGGGCCATTACCATCGCAATACGTGTGCTGCCACATTTTGCCGCGATCAAACAAACAGCCACGGCACTTGTATATGGAATCATGGGGCTTTCCGTTGTTGCATCTGCCATCTCGACATTTCGCGAGTCCGGCTGGCGACGAGCCCTTTCCATCATTGTCTTCCTGATTGCTGCTCCGCTGCTCGGCTGGTTCGTTTGGTACGAAGAAGTTCGAATTCCTATCGACGATCTAACCCCTCCGTCCGAAGAATTCACTCTGCCACTCCCTCCGCTCAAATCTACCGAATCAGGCGATGAAACTTCTGTTGCCTCCGATGGTGAAGTTTCAGTCGAGGAGTCCTCAGGCGATGAAACTTCAGGCGATCAGGCAGGAAACAGGGCGACCAGGCCTCAGGACAGTGCCACTGACAACGCAGATACTCCGGACCGTCCCATGCTCAGGCTTGAGACAGCGGGCCAGGGCACGGCAGAAGCATCGTCTGTCACGCCTGATGAAGCAAAGACCGATCCCCCTGAGGGCGACGGCTCCGGAATCGAGCCATCGAAGTCTGGCGGACAAGCACCGCCGGCCCCTGCAATCGATGCACCCGATAAGCCCGCTTCAGCCGACATGCCGCCTCCGCAAGACAACAACGCATCTTCCTCGGATACAGCTCCAGCCGCGCCGCAAAGTGATCTGACTGTTGATGGATCGTCTCCAGGGGCGGGCACTCCGGTGGAATCCGTTGATTAG